The proteins below come from a single Acanthopagrus latus isolate v.2019 chromosome 4, fAcaLat1.1, whole genome shotgun sequence genomic window:
- the cebpa gene encoding CCAAT/enhancer-binding protein alpha, producing MELSNLYEVAPRPLMSTLTHGQQPSSGYRDPADLGGEIGDNETSIDLSAYIDPSAFNDDFLADLFHHSSRQDKLKMMTGEYDSVPCGPGPQQLYMSNYMESKLEPLYEHNPPRLRPVAIKQEPRDDEDMNPGMPPTYHHPHPHPQQYSQHAPQQQQQQQQPHLQYQIAHCAQTTMHLQPGHPTPPPTPVPSPHQHQHHHQHHPHQHAQQGGLKLLEQRGGGKHKKHVDKSSPEYRLRRERNNVAVRKSRDKAKMRNMETQQKVVELTTDNERLRRRVEHLTRELDTLRGIFRQLPDGSFKPLGS from the coding sequence ATGGAGCTCTCTAACCTGTACGAGGTCGCGCCCCGGCCCCTGATGAGCACCCTCACCCACGGCCAGCAGCCCTCCTCCGGCTACAGAGACCCTGCAGACCTCGGCGGTGAGATCGGAGACAACGAGACCTCCATCGACCTGAGCGCCTACATCGACCCGTCGGCGTTCAACGACGACTTCCTGGCCGACCTGTTCCACCACAGCTCGCGACAGGACAAGTTGAAAATGATGACCGGGGAGTACGACTCGGTTCCGTGCGGCCCGGGACCCCAGCAGCTCTACATGTCCAACTACATGGAGTCCAAGCTGGAGCCGCTCTACGAGCACAACCCGCCGCGCCTCCGGCCGGTGGCCATCAAGCAGGAGCCGCGGGACGACGAGGACATGAACCCGGGCATGCCCCCCACCTACCACCACCCGCACCCGCACCCGCAGCAGTACTCCCAGCATgccccgcagcagcagcagcagcagcagcagccgcaccTCCAGTACCAGATCGCGCACTGCGCGCAGACCACCATGCACCTCCAGCCGGGTCACCCGACCCCTCCGCCGACCCCGGTGCCCAGCCcgcaccagcaccagcaccaccaccagcaccacccgcACCAGCACGCGCAGCAGGGCGGCCTGAAGCTGCTGGAGCAGCGGGGAGGCgggaaacacaagaaacacgTCGACAAGAGCAGCCCGGAGTACCGGCTGAGGCGCGAGCGCAACAACGTGGCCGTGCGCAAGAGCCGGGACAAGGCCAAGATGCGCAACATGGAGACGCAGCAGAAGGTGGTGGAGCTGACGACGGACAACGAGAGACTGAGGCGGAGGGTGGAGCACCTGACCCGAGAGCTGGACACGTTACGGGGCATCTTCAGACAGCTGCCCGACGGATCCTTCAAACCCCTGGGCAGCTGA